From a single Silene latifolia isolate original U9 population chromosome 6, ASM4854445v1, whole genome shotgun sequence genomic region:
- the LOC141588194 gene encoding uncharacterized protein LOC141588194 translates to MKSGYDWVRGFHTSVPWCHLVWNTLNLPKTSFICWAIMHCRLLTKDRLIRMGMNVDPLCDICRVCSEDHQHLFVDCSYFLYYFKLLLDSLRLNVQPATVAHWFSNARNVPKLQKRVFGATYVALLYQIWMCRNEARVSQFVRRPEIVVQQVLNGVKLRFQRLNVSKLKHRDSVWFLSL, encoded by the coding sequence ATGAAAAGTGGTTATGATTGGGTGAGAGGTTTTCATACATCTGTTCCTTGGTGTCATCTGGTTTGGAACACTCTGAACTTACCTAAGACATCATTCATTTGCTGGGCTATTATGCATTGTCGATTACTTACCAAGGACAGATTGATTAGAATGGGAATGAATGTGGATCCTTTATGTGATATATGTCGTGTCTGCTCTGAAGATCATCAGCATCTTTTTGTGGACTGTTCTTATTTCCTCTACTATTTTAAATTACTTCTGGATTCGTTGAGGCTAAATGTGCAGCCTGCTACTGTGGCCCACTGGTTCTCTAATGCCAGGAATGTTCCCAAGTTGCAGAAGAGAGTATTTGGAGCTACCTATGTGGCTCTCCTTTATCAGATTTGGATGTGCAGAAATGAGGCTAGAGTGTCCCAGTTTGTGAGGAGACCAGAGATTGTAGTGCAGCAGGTGCTCAATGGTGTTAAACTGAGGTTTCAGCGGCTCAATGTGAGCAAACTAAAGCATAGAGATAGCGTTTGGTTTCTGAGTTTATAG